In the Oncorhynchus keta strain PuntledgeMale-10-30-2019 chromosome 14, Oket_V2, whole genome shotgun sequence genome, one interval contains:
- the bmpr1ba gene encoding bone morphogenetic protein receptor type-1B isoform X1 produces MLVLWEGAHWSHLILLGLLSLHYQTYALLSPRVRGSPQGDSDWGTIHANVLDSMLLRTLGKAAVDSEKDTSGSTAPALPQRQLWCYCYHHCPEDSTNNTCRTDGYCFTMVDEEEGGVPVLTSGCLGLVGSEFQCRDTGNSRLRRSLECCTDQDYCNKDLHPTLPPLKTPNYADGNIHHMALLISVTVCSIILALIVIFCYFRYKRQESGPRYSIGLEQDESYIPPGESLRDLIEQSQSSGSGSGLPLLVQRTIAKQIQMVKQIGKGRYGEVWMGKWRGERVAVKVFFTTEEASWFRETEIYQTVLMRHENILCFIAADIKGTGSWTQLYLITDYHEGGSLYDYLKSTTLDTKAMLRLAYSSVSGLCHLHTEIFGTQGKPAIAHRDLKSKNILVKKNGACCIADLGLAVKFISDTNEVDIPPNTRVGTKRYMPPEVLDESLNRNHFQSYIMADMYSFGLILWEIARRCVSGGIVEEYQLPYHDLVPSDPSYEDMREVVCIKRLRPSFPNRWTSDECLRQMGKLMTECWAHNPASRLTALRVKKTLAKMSESQDIKL; encoded by the exons CTAACGTTCTGGACAGTATGTTACTGAGGACTTTGGGGAAGGCGGCGGTGGACAGTGAAAAGGACACCAGTGGGAGCACAGCCCCAGCCCTGCCCCAGCGACAGCTCTGGTGTTACTGCTATCACCACTGTCCTGAGGACTCCACCAACAACACCTGCAG GACGGATGGGTACTGCTTCACCATGGtggatgaagaggagggaggggtccCTGTCCTCACATCAGGATGTCTGGGTCTGGTGGGATCAGAGTTCCAGTGCAGG GACACAGGCAACTCCCGACTGAGAAGATCTCTGGAGTGCTGTACTGACCAGGACTACTGCAACAAAGACCTGCACCCCACCCTGCCCCCACTCAAAACACCCA atTATGCAGATGGGAACATCCACCACATGGCTCTGCTCATCTCGGTCACTGTGTGCAGCATCATCCTGGCTCTCATCGTTATATTCTGCTACTTCAG GTACAAGCGCCAGGAGTCTGGGCCGCGCTACAGCATTGGTCTGGAGCAGGATGAGTCCTACATCCCTCCGGGAGAGTCTCTCAGAGACCTCATAGAACAGTCCCAGAGttcaggcagtggctcaggtctCCCCCTGCTG gtgCAGCGCACCATAGCCAAGCAGATTCAGATGGTTAAGCAGATTGGAAAGGGCCGCTACGGAGAGGTGTGGATGGgcaagtggagaggagagagggtggccGTCAAAGTCTTCTTCACCACCGAAGAGGCCAGCTGGTTCAGAGAGACTGAGATTTACCAGACTGTCCTCATGAGACACGAGAACATACTgt GCTTCATAGCGGCTGACATCAAGGGAACAGGCTCGTGGACCCAGCTCTACCTGATCACAGACTACCATGAGGGTGGCTCTCTGTACGACTACCTCAAGTCCACCACGCTGGACACCAAGGCCATGCTACGGCTGGCCTACTCCTCAGTCTCGGGCCTCTGTCACCTCCACACAGAGATCTTTGGTACCCAGGGCAAGCCAGCTATCGCCCACAGAGACCTGAAGAGCAAGAACATCCTGGTGAAGAAGAATGGAGCCTGCTGCATCGCTGACCTGGGCCTGGCCGTCAAATTCatcag TGACACCAACGAGGTGGACATCCCTCCCAACACCAGGGTGGGCACCAAGCGCTACATGCCCCCAGAAGTCCTGGATGAGAGCCTCAACAGGAACCACTTCCAGTCCTACATCATGGCCGACATGTACAGCTTCGGCCTCATCCTCTGGGAGATCGCCAGGCGCTGTGTCTCAGGAG GTATTGTAGAGGAGTACCAGCTACCGTACCATGACCTGGTGCCCTCTGACCCCTCGTATGAGGACATGAGAGAGGTGGTCTGCATCAAGAGGTTACGACCTTCCTTCCCCAACCGTTGGACTAGCGACGAG TGCCTTAGGCAGATGGGCAAGTTGATGACGGAGTGTTGGGCCCACAACCCGGCCTCTCGCCTCACGGCACTGCGCGTCAAGAAGACCCTGGCCAAGATGTCCGAGTCTCAGGATATTAAACTGTGA
- the bmpr1ba gene encoding bone morphogenetic protein receptor type-1B isoform X2 — protein sequence MLVLWEGAHWSHLILLGLLSLHYQTYANVLDSMLLRTLGKAAVDSEKDTSGSTAPALPQRQLWCYCYHHCPEDSTNNTCRTDGYCFTMVDEEEGGVPVLTSGCLGLVGSEFQCRDTGNSRLRRSLECCTDQDYCNKDLHPTLPPLKTPNYADGNIHHMALLISVTVCSIILALIVIFCYFRYKRQESGPRYSIGLEQDESYIPPGESLRDLIEQSQSSGSGSGLPLLVQRTIAKQIQMVKQIGKGRYGEVWMGKWRGERVAVKVFFTTEEASWFRETEIYQTVLMRHENILCFIAADIKGTGSWTQLYLITDYHEGGSLYDYLKSTTLDTKAMLRLAYSSVSGLCHLHTEIFGTQGKPAIAHRDLKSKNILVKKNGACCIADLGLAVKFISDTNEVDIPPNTRVGTKRYMPPEVLDESLNRNHFQSYIMADMYSFGLILWEIARRCVSGGIVEEYQLPYHDLVPSDPSYEDMREVVCIKRLRPSFPNRWTSDECLRQMGKLMTECWAHNPASRLTALRVKKTLAKMSESQDIKL from the exons CTAACGTTCTGGACAGTATGTTACTGAGGACTTTGGGGAAGGCGGCGGTGGACAGTGAAAAGGACACCAGTGGGAGCACAGCCCCAGCCCTGCCCCAGCGACAGCTCTGGTGTTACTGCTATCACCACTGTCCTGAGGACTCCACCAACAACACCTGCAG GACGGATGGGTACTGCTTCACCATGGtggatgaagaggagggaggggtccCTGTCCTCACATCAGGATGTCTGGGTCTGGTGGGATCAGAGTTCCAGTGCAGG GACACAGGCAACTCCCGACTGAGAAGATCTCTGGAGTGCTGTACTGACCAGGACTACTGCAACAAAGACCTGCACCCCACCCTGCCCCCACTCAAAACACCCA atTATGCAGATGGGAACATCCACCACATGGCTCTGCTCATCTCGGTCACTGTGTGCAGCATCATCCTGGCTCTCATCGTTATATTCTGCTACTTCAG GTACAAGCGCCAGGAGTCTGGGCCGCGCTACAGCATTGGTCTGGAGCAGGATGAGTCCTACATCCCTCCGGGAGAGTCTCTCAGAGACCTCATAGAACAGTCCCAGAGttcaggcagtggctcaggtctCCCCCTGCTG gtgCAGCGCACCATAGCCAAGCAGATTCAGATGGTTAAGCAGATTGGAAAGGGCCGCTACGGAGAGGTGTGGATGGgcaagtggagaggagagagggtggccGTCAAAGTCTTCTTCACCACCGAAGAGGCCAGCTGGTTCAGAGAGACTGAGATTTACCAGACTGTCCTCATGAGACACGAGAACATACTgt GCTTCATAGCGGCTGACATCAAGGGAACAGGCTCGTGGACCCAGCTCTACCTGATCACAGACTACCATGAGGGTGGCTCTCTGTACGACTACCTCAAGTCCACCACGCTGGACACCAAGGCCATGCTACGGCTGGCCTACTCCTCAGTCTCGGGCCTCTGTCACCTCCACACAGAGATCTTTGGTACCCAGGGCAAGCCAGCTATCGCCCACAGAGACCTGAAGAGCAAGAACATCCTGGTGAAGAAGAATGGAGCCTGCTGCATCGCTGACCTGGGCCTGGCCGTCAAATTCatcag TGACACCAACGAGGTGGACATCCCTCCCAACACCAGGGTGGGCACCAAGCGCTACATGCCCCCAGAAGTCCTGGATGAGAGCCTCAACAGGAACCACTTCCAGTCCTACATCATGGCCGACATGTACAGCTTCGGCCTCATCCTCTGGGAGATCGCCAGGCGCTGTGTCTCAGGAG GTATTGTAGAGGAGTACCAGCTACCGTACCATGACCTGGTGCCCTCTGACCCCTCGTATGAGGACATGAGAGAGGTGGTCTGCATCAAGAGGTTACGACCTTCCTTCCCCAACCGTTGGACTAGCGACGAG TGCCTTAGGCAGATGGGCAAGTTGATGACGGAGTGTTGGGCCCACAACCCGGCCTCTCGCCTCACGGCACTGCGCGTCAAGAAGACCCTGGCCAAGATGTCCGAGTCTCAGGATATTAAACTGTGA
- the bmpr1ba gene encoding bone morphogenetic protein receptor type-1B isoform X3: MLLRTLGKAAVDSEKDTSGSTAPALPQRQLWCYCYHHCPEDSTNNTCRTDGYCFTMVDEEEGGVPVLTSGCLGLVGSEFQCRDTGNSRLRRSLECCTDQDYCNKDLHPTLPPLKTPNYADGNIHHMALLISVTVCSIILALIVIFCYFRYKRQESGPRYSIGLEQDESYIPPGESLRDLIEQSQSSGSGSGLPLLVQRTIAKQIQMVKQIGKGRYGEVWMGKWRGERVAVKVFFTTEEASWFRETEIYQTVLMRHENILCFIAADIKGTGSWTQLYLITDYHEGGSLYDYLKSTTLDTKAMLRLAYSSVSGLCHLHTEIFGTQGKPAIAHRDLKSKNILVKKNGACCIADLGLAVKFISDTNEVDIPPNTRVGTKRYMPPEVLDESLNRNHFQSYIMADMYSFGLILWEIARRCVSGGIVEEYQLPYHDLVPSDPSYEDMREVVCIKRLRPSFPNRWTSDECLRQMGKLMTECWAHNPASRLTALRVKKTLAKMSESQDIKL, encoded by the exons ATGTTACTGAGGACTTTGGGGAAGGCGGCGGTGGACAGTGAAAAGGACACCAGTGGGAGCACAGCCCCAGCCCTGCCCCAGCGACAGCTCTGGTGTTACTGCTATCACCACTGTCCTGAGGACTCCACCAACAACACCTGCAG GACGGATGGGTACTGCTTCACCATGGtggatgaagaggagggaggggtccCTGTCCTCACATCAGGATGTCTGGGTCTGGTGGGATCAGAGTTCCAGTGCAGG GACACAGGCAACTCCCGACTGAGAAGATCTCTGGAGTGCTGTACTGACCAGGACTACTGCAACAAAGACCTGCACCCCACCCTGCCCCCACTCAAAACACCCA atTATGCAGATGGGAACATCCACCACATGGCTCTGCTCATCTCGGTCACTGTGTGCAGCATCATCCTGGCTCTCATCGTTATATTCTGCTACTTCAG GTACAAGCGCCAGGAGTCTGGGCCGCGCTACAGCATTGGTCTGGAGCAGGATGAGTCCTACATCCCTCCGGGAGAGTCTCTCAGAGACCTCATAGAACAGTCCCAGAGttcaggcagtggctcaggtctCCCCCTGCTG gtgCAGCGCACCATAGCCAAGCAGATTCAGATGGTTAAGCAGATTGGAAAGGGCCGCTACGGAGAGGTGTGGATGGgcaagtggagaggagagagggtggccGTCAAAGTCTTCTTCACCACCGAAGAGGCCAGCTGGTTCAGAGAGACTGAGATTTACCAGACTGTCCTCATGAGACACGAGAACATACTgt GCTTCATAGCGGCTGACATCAAGGGAACAGGCTCGTGGACCCAGCTCTACCTGATCACAGACTACCATGAGGGTGGCTCTCTGTACGACTACCTCAAGTCCACCACGCTGGACACCAAGGCCATGCTACGGCTGGCCTACTCCTCAGTCTCGGGCCTCTGTCACCTCCACACAGAGATCTTTGGTACCCAGGGCAAGCCAGCTATCGCCCACAGAGACCTGAAGAGCAAGAACATCCTGGTGAAGAAGAATGGAGCCTGCTGCATCGCTGACCTGGGCCTGGCCGTCAAATTCatcag TGACACCAACGAGGTGGACATCCCTCCCAACACCAGGGTGGGCACCAAGCGCTACATGCCCCCAGAAGTCCTGGATGAGAGCCTCAACAGGAACCACTTCCAGTCCTACATCATGGCCGACATGTACAGCTTCGGCCTCATCCTCTGGGAGATCGCCAGGCGCTGTGTCTCAGGAG GTATTGTAGAGGAGTACCAGCTACCGTACCATGACCTGGTGCCCTCTGACCCCTCGTATGAGGACATGAGAGAGGTGGTCTGCATCAAGAGGTTACGACCTTCCTTCCCCAACCGTTGGACTAGCGACGAG TGCCTTAGGCAGATGGGCAAGTTGATGACGGAGTGTTGGGCCCACAACCCGGCCTCTCGCCTCACGGCACTGCGCGTCAAGAAGACCCTGGCCAAGATGTCCGAGTCTCAGGATATTAAACTGTGA